In one Rhizobium lentis genomic region, the following are encoded:
- the hutC gene encoding histidine utilization repressor, whose protein sequence is MTKAVKPAASEARQYIRIKEQILAEIAEGKLQPGDRVSSESELVAAFGVSRMTANRALRELMFEGVLKRSAGIGTFVSPKHLDVDLLQIRNIADEILERGHTHKATVVKAGLMKADANVADALELTLGAEVMHSLIVHMENDRPIQVEERYVNPLVAPDYLSTDFSSMTPNEYLTKVAPITAFEHIVQAVKPDTTIRKYLGLKNDHPCLRVFRRTWSGEAVVTCALLYYPGAQYRLEARSTKGPSKPVAILGEKQ, encoded by the coding sequence ATGACGAAAGCGGTCAAGCCGGCCGCCAGCGAGGCGCGCCAATATATCAGGATCAAGGAGCAGATCCTGGCCGAGATCGCCGAGGGCAAGCTGCAGCCGGGAGACCGGGTATCCTCTGAAAGCGAGCTGGTGGCGGCATTCGGCGTCAGCCGCATGACGGCGAACCGGGCGCTGCGGGAGTTGATGTTCGAGGGTGTTCTCAAGCGATCCGCCGGCATCGGCACCTTCGTGTCGCCAAAACACCTCGATGTCGATCTGCTTCAAATCCGCAACATAGCCGACGAAATACTGGAGCGGGGTCACACGCATAAGGCTACGGTCGTCAAGGCCGGTTTGATGAAGGCGGATGCCAACGTTGCCGACGCGCTCGAGCTGACCCTCGGCGCTGAGGTGATGCATTCGCTGATCGTGCACATGGAAAACGACCGCCCCATTCAGGTCGAGGAGCGCTACGTCAATCCGCTGGTTGCGCCCGACTACCTGTCGACCGATTTCAGCAGCATGACGCCGAATGAATATCTGACGAAGGTGGCCCCGATAACGGCGTTCGAACATATCGTCCAGGCCGTCAAGCCGGACACGACGATCCGCAAATATCTTGGCCTCAAGAATGATCACCCTTGCCTGCGCGTCTTTCGAAGGACCTGGTCGGGCGAGGCCGTCGTGACCTGTGCGCTGTTATACTATCCCGGCGCGCAATATCGGCTGGAAGCACGGTCCACCAAGGGTCCCTCGAAGCCCGTCGCCATTCTCGGAGAGAAACAGTGA
- a CDS encoding MaoC family dehydratase encodes MTLSAQSILDFPVPQATHVVTARDAILYALSVGYGTSPLDENALNYVYERNLVTAPTLANIVAHPGPWMQQTGVDWARLVHSEHRLMIHRPVPLDVPLISRSRVLSVVDRGVAKGMFVSFERLITTVDGDEPIATIVQTNACRGDGGCGSAGLAPEPLSKVPDREPDFEYNVDIPRNAALLYRLNGDLNPLHVDPRAAGSSGFDRPILHGLCSFGYAGYAIVAAIDPGMATGLSAIAARFSAPIFPGETITLQMWRNDAEIRFRGIVASRGVTILDNGMARLS; translated from the coding sequence GTGACGCTGTCGGCTCAATCCATTCTCGATTTCCCGGTGCCGCAAGCGACGCATGTGGTCACCGCAAGGGATGCCATCCTCTACGCTCTGTCGGTCGGCTACGGCACCAGCCCGCTCGACGAAAACGCGTTAAACTACGTCTATGAACGCAATCTGGTCACTGCGCCGACGCTTGCCAACATCGTGGCACATCCGGGCCCGTGGATGCAGCAGACGGGTGTCGACTGGGCGCGTCTGGTGCATTCCGAACATCGCCTGATGATCCATCGGCCGGTCCCTCTCGATGTGCCGCTGATCTCCCGGTCGCGCGTCTTGTCGGTGGTCGATCGCGGCGTTGCGAAAGGCATGTTCGTCAGCTTCGAGCGGCTGATCACAACCGTGGACGGTGACGAGCCGATCGCGACGATCGTCCAGACGAACGCCTGCCGCGGCGACGGTGGATGCGGTTCGGCGGGATTGGCGCCTGAACCTCTGTCCAAAGTCCCGGACAGAGAGCCTGACTTCGAATACAACGTCGACATCCCTCGTAACGCCGCGCTGCTTTATCGCCTGAACGGCGATCTCAATCCGCTGCATGTCGACCCACGGGCAGCCGGCAGCAGCGGCTTCGATCGGCCGATTCTGCATGGGCTATGCAGCTTCGGTTATGCGGGCTACGCCATCGTCGCCGCCATCGATCCAGGCATGGCTACCGGTTTGAGCGCGATCGCGGCGCGGTTCAGCGCGCCGATCTTTCCCGGAGAAACGATCACCCTGCAGATGTGGCGCAACGATGCCGAAATTCGCTTCCGGGGGATCGTTGCTTCCCGGGGCGTGACCATCCTCGACAACGGCATGGCGAGGCTGTCATGA
- a CDS encoding SDR family NAD(P)-dependent oxidoreductase, producing MKIDGAVIIVTGSATGVGAACVKLFAEGGARVVVNYSRSRKEADETADICRSLGAEVEIVQADVADDAACRRMVATVVKRWGRLDALVNNAAITVKSDPFDLETLSAKDFQSVFGVNVIGAYQMCRAAVPAMRDSGGGAIVNVSSNVAFTGGGSSLAYTASKGALNALTMALARTCGPDIRVNAVCPGIIDTRWMRDTLGPDAYGAIAKRFSETAPLGRVATPEDVAGAIVWLVQGADFVTGELLSVDGGIRLSGGVRRPVASGGAAS from the coding sequence ATGAAAATCGATGGAGCCGTCATCATCGTCACCGGCTCGGCAACAGGCGTCGGGGCCGCATGCGTGAAGCTGTTCGCCGAGGGCGGTGCCCGGGTGGTGGTCAATTACAGCCGCAGCAGGAAAGAGGCCGATGAAACGGCCGATATCTGCCGCAGCCTGGGCGCGGAGGTCGAGATCGTCCAGGCCGACGTTGCCGACGATGCGGCCTGCCGCCGGATGGTTGCGACGGTCGTTAAACGGTGGGGGCGGCTCGACGCCCTGGTGAACAATGCCGCAATAACGGTCAAATCGGATCCTTTCGATCTCGAGACATTGTCGGCAAAGGATTTTCAGAGTGTTTTCGGCGTCAATGTCATCGGCGCCTATCAGATGTGCCGGGCGGCGGTGCCGGCCATGCGTGACAGCGGCGGCGGCGCGATCGTCAATGTCTCATCCAACGTTGCCTTTACCGGCGGCGGCAGTTCGCTTGCCTACACGGCCTCCAAGGGCGCGCTCAATGCGCTGACAATGGCGCTGGCGCGCACCTGCGGTCCCGATATCCGGGTGAACGCGGTTTGCCCCGGCATCATCGATACGCGCTGGATGCGCGATACGCTCGGGCCGGATGCCTATGGAGCCATTGCCAAGCGATTTTCGGAAACCGCGCCGCTCGGCCGGGTCGCGACACCGGAAGACGTTGCCGGCGCCATTGTCTGGCTTGTTCAGGGGGCTGACTTCGTCACCGGTGAATTGCTTTCCGTCGACGGCGGCATCCGCCTGTCCGGTGGCGTTCGCAGACCCGTGGCATCCGGCGGAGCCGCATCGTGA
- a CDS encoding YeiH family protein, whose amino-acid sequence MLVSVSRSPSLPAVLPGLFLCAAVTLMAQLLERLQLVIFGAHWIESLVLAILIGIAVRSSVRLPQSFTPGIHFAAKTLLEIAVVLLGASLSAAAIRQAGLPLVCGIAVLVALSLAGSFLIGRLLGLSTGQATLVACGNSICGNSAIAAAAPVIGAKPDDIAASIAFTALLGVGAVLALPLLHLLLGLSTVQYGVFAGLTAYAVPQVLAATASAGAVSTQVGTLVKLIRVMMLGPVILVLGALHGRRATGSAVNLRHLLPWFILGFAAMATLRSFDAIPAPLLTGMSAVSAAFTVTAMAALGLSVDVRSVARTGGRILAAAALSLLALAALGLCLMGLLDIG is encoded by the coding sequence ATGCTCGTTTCCGTTTCACGTTCCCCGTCGCTTCCTGCTGTCCTGCCGGGCCTTTTCCTTTGCGCGGCAGTCACGCTCATGGCGCAGTTGCTCGAGCGGTTGCAGCTAGTGATTTTCGGCGCGCACTGGATCGAGAGCCTCGTGCTGGCCATTCTGATCGGCATTGCCGTGCGCTCCTCGGTCCGTCTTCCGCAGAGTTTCACGCCAGGCATTCACTTCGCCGCCAAGACGCTGCTCGAGATTGCCGTCGTGTTGCTGGGCGCTTCGCTCAGCGCGGCTGCCATCCGGCAGGCCGGATTGCCGCTGGTCTGCGGAATTGCCGTCCTGGTTGCTCTGTCCCTGGCCGGCAGCTTTCTGATCGGGCGGCTATTGGGGCTGTCGACGGGCCAAGCGACCTTGGTTGCGTGCGGCAACTCGATCTGCGGCAATTCTGCGATTGCCGCTGCAGCCCCTGTCATCGGCGCCAAACCCGACGATATCGCTGCCTCGATAGCCTTTACCGCGTTGCTAGGCGTTGGTGCGGTGCTGGCGCTGCCGCTTCTGCATCTGCTCCTGGGCCTCAGCACCGTACAATATGGCGTCTTCGCAGGGCTGACAGCCTATGCCGTGCCGCAGGTATTGGCAGCCACAGCCTCTGCAGGCGCCGTCAGCACCCAGGTTGGCACGCTCGTCAAACTGATCCGCGTGATGATGCTCGGACCCGTTATTCTTGTGCTCGGCGCACTTCATGGCCGCCGTGCCACTGGCTCCGCAGTCAATCTCCGCCATCTCCTGCCATGGTTCATCCTCGGTTTTGCAGCCATGGCGACGCTTCGCTCCTTTGACGCGATCCCGGCGCCGCTGCTGACCGGGATGTCGGCTGTCTCCGCCGCTTTCACCGTCACCGCCATGGCCGCGTTAGGCCTCTCCGTCGATGTGAGATCCGTCGCCCGTACCGGCGGCCGGATCCTTGCAGCGGCGGCGCTGTCACTGTTGGCTCTGGCGGCTCTTGGGCTTTGCTTGATGGGGCTGCTTGACATCGGCTGA
- a CDS encoding LysR substrate-binding domain-containing protein encodes MTFEQLSIFIAVAEREHLTNAASAIGLTPSAVSSAIRNLEASYGVELFHRVGRRIELTYEGRVFLGEARATLARAKAAALVLSDLGGLQKGELVVFASQTIASYWLPAMLMRFKTRYPGIELKLMIGNTATAAKAVLDGLAEVGFVEGSVDEPALNVQPLAEDELLVVVGPRHPWARGKPIAPAELVSGTKWVMREKGSGTRSAFEAAISNLGIGAGDLNVALELPSNEAVISAAREGLCATVVSGAVAAPLLTQGLLVKARFPLPSRQFAILRHKQRHSSRASLALQTICREDKAAEVQYRDDWTL; translated from the coding sequence ATGACCTTCGAACAGCTCTCCATCTTCATCGCGGTTGCGGAACGCGAGCACCTGACCAACGCCGCCTCGGCGATCGGCCTCACGCCATCAGCCGTCAGTTCGGCCATCCGCAATCTCGAGGCCTCCTATGGCGTCGAGCTTTTTCACCGTGTTGGACGCCGCATAGAGCTGACATATGAAGGGCGGGTGTTTCTGGGGGAGGCAAGAGCCACACTCGCGCGCGCAAAAGCCGCAGCCCTCGTCTTGTCCGATCTCGGTGGGCTGCAAAAGGGTGAGCTCGTTGTCTTTGCCAGCCAGACGATCGCAAGCTATTGGCTGCCAGCGATGCTGATGCGTTTCAAGACCCGCTATCCGGGCATCGAGCTGAAGCTGATGATTGGCAATACCGCCACGGCGGCAAAAGCGGTTCTCGATGGATTGGCGGAAGTCGGTTTTGTCGAAGGCAGCGTTGATGAGCCGGCGCTGAATGTTCAGCCGCTTGCCGAGGACGAACTCCTTGTCGTCGTCGGTCCGCGCCATCCCTGGGCGCGTGGCAAGCCGATCGCTCCGGCGGAGCTGGTTTCGGGCACGAAATGGGTCATGCGGGAAAAAGGGTCCGGAACCCGGTCGGCTTTCGAGGCGGCGATTTCAAATCTCGGCATTGGCGCCGGAGATCTGAATGTCGCGCTTGAGCTGCCATCGAACGAAGCCGTCATATCGGCAGCTAGAGAAGGCCTCTGCGCAACGGTCGTTTCCGGCGCCGTGGCCGCGCCGCTCTTGACGCAGGGGCTATTGGTAAAGGCGCGCTTTCCTTTGCCGTCCCGCCAGTTCGCAATCCTGCGGCACAAACAAAGACACTCCAGCCGTGCCTCGTTGGCGCTGCAAACGATTTGCCGCGAGGACAAAGCTGCCGAAGTCCAATACCGGGATGACTGGACGCTTTAA
- a CDS encoding DMT family transporter, with protein MNTKTAAANAGNLILTGVVLMLLGDLLFALNDAMGKWLVASFAVGQVLVIRSVGAFIVLGPMIARQGPMALFRVEQKCLQFMRVAMATGDVALFYAAVAYLPLADVMTFYMAGPIYIAALSHFFLGEKIGWRRWLAVLVGFAGVVIALRPSTAMLSLPSFFGLAGSFAFALSLVMSRYLRSTSDTTLVTWQTVAALVTGVVLSVGHWQPATPIDWAGMLLLGIVATCAHLLITRSLKLAPASLLAPLQYTLLLWAIVLGYIFFNDIPDTQIVIGAAIIVFAGLFIFHRKNLKETIPAEAVPPDGH; from the coding sequence ATGAACACCAAGACGGCCGCAGCCAATGCCGGCAACCTGATTCTGACCGGCGTTGTGCTGATGCTGCTCGGCGATCTGCTCTTTGCGCTGAACGATGCGATGGGCAAATGGCTTGTGGCGAGCTTTGCCGTTGGCCAGGTGCTGGTGATCCGCTCGGTCGGGGCGTTCATCGTGCTCGGGCCTATGATCGCACGGCAAGGGCCGATGGCCTTGTTCCGCGTCGAGCAGAAGTGTCTTCAGTTCATGCGGGTCGCCATGGCGACCGGCGACGTCGCCCTGTTCTACGCGGCCGTCGCCTATCTGCCGCTTGCCGACGTCATGACCTTCTACATGGCAGGGCCGATCTACATTGCTGCGCTCTCGCATTTCTTTCTCGGCGAAAAGATCGGCTGGCGCCGGTGGCTTGCCGTTCTGGTCGGCTTCGCCGGCGTCGTCATTGCGCTTCGTCCCTCCACCGCGATGCTGTCGCTTCCGTCCTTCTTCGGTCTCGCCGGCAGCTTTGCCTTCGCGCTGTCGCTCGTCATGAGCCGCTATCTGCGCTCGACGAGCGACACGACTCTGGTGACATGGCAGACGGTCGCCGCCCTCGTCACGGGCGTTGTATTGAGCGTCGGTCATTGGCAGCCGGCAACGCCCATCGATTGGGCTGGCATGCTGCTGCTTGGGATCGTCGCCACCTGCGCGCATCTGCTCATCACCCGCTCGCTGAAGCTCGCACCGGCATCGCTGCTGGCGCCGCTGCAATATACGCTGCTGCTGTGGGCGATCGTGCTCGGCTACATCTTCTTTAACGATATTCCCGACACGCAGATCGTCATCGGCGCCGCCATCATCGTCTTTGCCGGGCTCTTCATCTTCCATCGGAAGAACCTGAAAGAGACAATTCCGGCCGAAGCCGTACCGCCGGACGGACATTGA
- a CDS encoding DUF763 domain-containing protein codes for MSQRAGSADLPLHGGRVPHWLGDRMTRLGTLITEAIVHHYGRDEFLRRLAHPFWFQSFGAVMGMDWHSSGITTSVLGALKRGLKPRAGELGLHVCGGRGAHSRKTPQELVWIGERVGLDGEGLATTSRLIAKVDSAALQDGFDLYLHGFIVADDGHWVVVQQGMNGDRRQARRYHWLSEGLESFVDSPHAAIEGRSQGEIVNLADRRAERSRRGQLDLLATLGPDGIIREAAALLRAEEPVPEPAEQPMLPHLIMPAHHDVRESDVNMRRLHGNLAAAANRGPADFQELLLVPGVGARTVKALAMVAEVVHGAPCRFSDPARFSIAHGGKDRHPFPVPLKVYDETIAVMKSAVQKGKLGREEELQALRRLDDQSRQMERYVTGPDLKEIIAGEFHHSADFGGRSVFGWEPPTVAADT; via the coding sequence ATGTCACAACGAGCAGGCAGTGCCGATCTTCCCCTTCACGGCGGACGCGTGCCGCACTGGCTCGGCGACCGGATGACGCGGCTCGGCACGCTGATCACCGAGGCGATCGTTCATCATTACGGCCGCGACGAATTCCTGCGCCGGCTTGCTCACCCTTTCTGGTTCCAGTCCTTCGGCGCGGTCATGGGCATGGACTGGCATTCCTCCGGCATTACCACCAGCGTTCTTGGAGCCCTCAAGCGAGGACTGAAGCCGCGTGCCGGCGAGCTCGGCCTACATGTCTGCGGCGGCCGTGGTGCGCATTCGCGCAAAACGCCGCAGGAGCTCGTCTGGATCGGCGAGCGCGTCGGCCTCGACGGCGAGGGGCTGGCAACAACGAGCCGCCTCATCGCCAAGGTCGACAGCGCCGCCCTCCAGGACGGCTTCGACCTCTATCTCCACGGCTTCATCGTCGCCGATGACGGCCACTGGGTGGTCGTGCAGCAAGGCATGAATGGCGACAGGCGGCAGGCCCGCCGGTATCATTGGCTGTCGGAGGGACTGGAGAGTTTTGTCGATTCGCCGCATGCGGCGATCGAGGGCAGGAGCCAGGGTGAGATCGTCAATCTCGCCGACCGGCGCGCCGAGCGCTCGCGGCGCGGCCAGCTCGATCTGCTGGCCACCCTCGGTCCCGACGGGATCATTCGCGAGGCGGCCGCGTTGCTGCGTGCCGAGGAGCCGGTCCCGGAGCCGGCCGAACAGCCGATGCTGCCGCACCTGATCATGCCCGCCCATCACGACGTTCGCGAGAGCGATGTCAACATGCGGCGCCTGCATGGCAATCTGGCTGCCGCCGCCAACCGCGGGCCCGCGGATTTCCAGGAGCTGTTGCTCGTTCCAGGTGTCGGTGCCCGCACGGTGAAGGCCTTGGCGATGGTTGCGGAAGTCGTCCACGGCGCGCCCTGCCGCTTTTCCGACCCGGCGCGATTTTCGATCGCCCATGGCGGCAAGGATCGCCATCCTTTTCCGGTCCCGCTCAAGGTCTATGACGAGACGATCGCCGTGATGAAGTCGGCGGTGCAGAAGGGCAAGCTCGGGCGAGAGGAGGAGCTGCAGGCGCTGCGGCGCCTCGACGACCAGTCCAGGCAGATGGAACGCTACGTAACCGGTCCTGACCTCAAGGAGATCATCGCCGGCGAATTCCACCACTCCGCCGATTTCGGCGGCCGCAGCGTGTTCGGCTGGGAGCCGCCGACGGTGGCCGCCGACACATAG